The genomic window GGGGTGGCGCGGGCGGCCGCGATGGCCTCCGCCATGCTGCGGTGGCGCGCGAGGCGGCCGAGGTTCAGCCGCGTAGGGAAGACCAGGGTGCGGCGGCCGGCCTCGGCCTCCTCCAGCACCTGGGCCGGGCGCATCCAGACGGCCTCGACCATCTCCCGCCCGTCATGCACCGCCACCTGGTCCTCGGGCGCCGGGGCCACGAAGAAATGGGTGTCGAAGCGCTTGGGGCTGTGCACCGGCGTCACCCAGTGGGCGAAGGGCGTCAGGACCTCGTGATGCGGCCGCAGGCCGAGGCCCGCCAGATGCGCGGCGAAGGCGCCCTCGGCCGGCGGGGGTGCGGGCGGGCGGGCCAGCAGCAGGCCGCATTCCTCCCAGGCTTCGCGGATGGCGGCGATGCGGTAGTGGCCGAGGGGGTCGCCCTCGGGCGCCAGGGCCGAATCCGCCGCCTCCACCCGCCCGCCCGGAAAGACCAGCGCGCCGGAGGCGAAGTCCACCTCCCGCGCGCGGGCCACCATCAGCACCTCCAGCCCCGCCGCGCCGTCGCGCAGCAGGAGGATGGTGGCGGCGGGGCGGGGCTTGGCGGGGGCTGGCGTGTCCATGGGCGCCACTCAAGCGCGGGTGGCGCCGCTTGGCCAGACCATCAGGAGGCGCGGATGTTCCCCTCGCGGATGATGGGCGCCCAGGTGTCGAACTCCGTGCGGATATGGGTGGCGAAGGCCTCGGGCGTGCCGGGCACCATCTGTCCCGCCTGCTGGCGTGCCACCTGCTCGACCACCTCCGGCATGGCGGCGATGCGGGCGAAGACGGCGTTGATGCGCAGCACCAGGTCGCGGTCCATGCCGGCCGGGCCCAGGATGCCGTGCCAGATGGCGGTGTTGAAGCCGGGCAGCACATCGGCCACGGGCCGCGTCTCGGGCAGCAGCGGCGTGCCGGCGGGCGAACCCACGCCGATCGCGCGCACCCTGCCCTCCCGGATCATGGACAGCGCCGAGGAAACGGAGGGGAAGGCGAACTGCACATCGCCGCGGACCAGGGCGGTGACCAGCTCCGCGCCCGAGCGGTAGGGCACATGGACCATGCGGATGCCGGCGCGGCGCAGGAACAGCTCCATGAAGAGGTGCGAGCCATTGCCGTTCCCGGCCGAGGAATAGGTGTAGCCATCGGGCCGCGCCCGGGCGAGGTCGATCACCTCCTGGGTGGTGCGGGCCTCGATGGTCGGGTGGGCCAGCAGCACGGAGGGCAGGTTCACCAGGTGGATGATGGGGCTGAAGGCCGTCATCGGGTCGTAGGAGAGGCTGGGGTTCAGCTCCTTGCCGATGGCGTTGGCGCCGATATCGGCCATCATCAGCGTCTGCCCGTCCGGGCGCTGCTGGGCGGTGAAGGCGCCGGCGATGGTGCCGCCCGCGCCGGGTCGGTTCTCCACCACCAGGGTGTGGCCGTTCGCGACCTCGGGGAAGCGGGCCGCGACGATGCGGGAAAGCGTATCCACCGCCCCACCCGCGCCGAAGGGCACGATGAGACGGATATTGCGGTCCGGCCAGGCGGGCTGGGCCTGGAGCGAGGGGGCCGCCAGCAACGGCAGCAGCGCGGCGCCGGCCGCGCGGCGGGTGATCTTGATCATTGGATTCGTTCCTCCCTTGGCCGCGACTTTAGCCCGGGCGAAGGGTGGCACAACGGGAAGATGCGGAACTTGCAAGTCGCGACGGGATACCCGCCTTAGTTGATGAATGTGCCACATATGACACTCGATACGTGCATGCGTTTCATGGGTATATGGTTGGGGTGGCCCCACAACTCAATCAGAAGGTCCAGCTTGCCAATTTCCGGCGTCTCCGTGCTAGAAAATGGGAAAAGGAAGGTTCCCTGTGACTTGGTCCCTGCTTGTCCATGACCCCGAGAGCCAGGCCTTCGCCGTGGCGATCACCACCTGCAATCTCGCGGTCGGGGCCTCCTGCCCCTTCGTGCGCAGCGGGGTGGGCGCGGTCTCCACCCAGTCGCTGACCAACCGCTACCTGGGGCCGGCGGTGCTGGCGGGGCTGGCGCGTGGCCTCTCGCCCCAGGCCGCCATCGAGGGCGCCCTGGTGGGCGATGACGGCAAGCATCTCCGCCAGGTCCATGCGCTGGACCGGCACGGCCGCGCCGCGGCCTGGACCGGGCGGAACTGCGTGGCGCATGCGGGTTCGCGCAGCGGCCAGGGCTGGTCGGTGGCGGGCAACATGCTTTCGGGCGAGGAGGTGATCTCCGACACCGCCGCCGCCTTCCTCACGCGCGAGGAATTGCCCATGCCCGAGCGCATGCTGGCCGCCATGCAGGCGGGCGAGGCCGCGGGCGGCGACCGCCGCGGCCGGCAATCCGCCGCGCTGATCCTGACCACGGTCGAGGATTTCCCGGACATAGATCTGCGCGTGGACGACCACCGCGCGCCGCTGGATGAGCTTGAGCGCCTGATGAAGCTGTGGCGCACCCTGCGCGAACCCGGGCTGCGCGACAGCCCGAGCCGGCAGAACCCCTCGGGCCTCACCGACCTCGACGAGATTGACGAGGGGTGGCGGCGCCGCGGGCTGGATCTGCGGCTCAGCCGGTAGCGCCCGAAGGGCGTCGGTTCAGCCCGTCGCGCCGGCCACCGGCTCCGGGTCCGGGTCGGCGGCGCGGAGTGCGGCGATCTCCGCCTCCAGCGCCGCCACGCGGGCCTCCAGCGCCTCGGCCTGTTCGCGGGCGCGGCGGGCCACCTCCATCACGGCGTCGAGGTCGGCCGCGCGGGCCAGTTCCAGGCGCCGCACCATGCCCTCGGCCTGGGCGCGGGCCATGGCCTCCATCTCCGCGCGCATGCCCGACAGCAGGGAGAAGGCGCCGCCCGCCACACCCGCGATGTCGTCCAGCCGCTGCCTTGCCTCGTTCCGCATGTCCTGATCCTTCCTGCGCCGCTTGTCGTCGTGCGGGCCCCGCTATAACCCGCGCCCATGATCCTCGTCACCGGCGGCGCCGGCTTCATCGGCTCCAACCTCGTCCAGGCGCTGAGCACGCGTGGGGAGGAGGTGGTGGTCCTCGACCGGCTTGGCGAGGGGGAGAAGTGGCGCAACCTCGAAGGCTGCGTGCTGGCCGGGCTGTGGCCGCCCGAGGCGCTGGACGCGGCGCTCGCCATGGCACCGCGCGCCGTGGTGCATCTGGGCGCCATCAGCGCCACCACGGCGACCGATGGCGATGCGGTGGCGGCCGACAATTTGATGCTGTCGCTGCGGCTGTGGGAGTGGTGCGCGGCCCGGCAGGTGCCGCTGATCTACGCCTCCTCCGCCGCCACCTATGGTGACGGCGCGGAAGGCTTCGACGACGTGCAGGACGCGGCGGGCCTGGCCCGCTTCCGGCCACTGAACCTCTATGGCTGGTCCAAGCACGCCTTTGACCGGCGGGTGGCGCAGATACTGGCCTTGGGCCGCCCTGCCCCACCGCAATGGGTGGGGCTGAAATTCTTCAACGTGTACGGGCCCCGCGAGGCCCATAAGGGCCGCATGGCCAGCGTGGTGCTGCACAAATGGCGGGAGGTGATGGCGGGGCAGCCCGCGCGCCTCTTCGCCTCCGACCGGCCGGGCATTCCGGATGGCGGGCAGATGCGTGACTTCGTCTGGGTGGGCGATGCGGTGGCGGCCATGCTGTGGCTGCTGGACACCCCCCGCGTCTCGGGCCTGTTCAACCTGGGCAGCGGGCGGGCGCGCAGCTTCGCGGATCTGGCGGGGGCGCTGTTCGCGGCGCTGGGGCGGGCGCCGGACATCCAGTATGTGCCGATGCCGGCCGACCTCGCGGGCAAGTACCAGTATTTCACCGAGGCCCCCATGGCGCGGCTGCGCCAGGCGGGCTTCGCGGCGCCCGCGACACCGCTGGAGCAGGGTGTCGCGGAATATGTGGCCTGGCTGGGGGAGAACCCCTGGAACCTGGGCGGAAGCTGAGCGACCGATTCACGCCGTCGGCCTGCGGCCGACGACGATCGGGCGCTACCGCCCCTTGAACACTGGCCGGCGCTTCTCGTTGAAGCTCGCGATGCCCTCGCGCCGGTCCTCGGTGGGCACCAGGCGGTTATAGGCCTCCACTTCGAAGCGCAGCCCGGTGCGGAGGTCCATCTGCATGCCGAAATGGATGCTTTTCTTCGCCTGCCGCACCGAGAGCGGCGCATTGCCCGCGATGGTGCGTGCCGTCTCCAGCGCGGCGTCGAACAGCGCCTCGGCCGGGTGCAGCGCGTTCAGGATGCCCCATTCCAGCGCCTGCTCGGCGGTGAACGGGCGCCCCGTGAGGATGATTTCCTTGGCCCGACGCTCGCCCACCGTGCGGGGCAGCGTCATGGTGCCGCCCGCACCCGGCATGATGCCGATGGTGACCTCGGTCAGCGCGAAGCGGGTGCCGTGCTGGCCATAGGCGAAGTCCGAGGCCAGGACCATCTCGAGGCCCCCCGCATAGGCGTGGCCGTTCACGGCCGCGATGATGGGGATGGGGCAGTCCATCTGCGCCCAATAGGCGCGTTCGAAGATCTCGTGCTGGGCGATCCATTGCGCGTCGGTCATGCCGTTGCGCTCCTTCAGGTCACCGCCGCCGCAGAAGGCGCGGCCGCCGGTGCCGGTGAAGATGACGCAGCGCGTATCGCCGGGTTCGGCCGTGAGCTGGGTCCAGAGCGTCAGCAGGTCGCGCCCCATCTGGGTGTTCAGCGCGTTGGAGACCTCGGGCCGGTTCAGCCTGGCCACGAGCACATGCGGGGCCGGGGTTTCGAAGGCGATGGTGTCGAGCTGCGGCAGCGTGTCCATGGGCGTGTCCTTTGGCGTCTTCAGTTCGTTCTCGCGCGGGATGGGATGCCAGGCCAGGGGGCCGGCTCTAGGAAGATTTACCATAATTCGCCGACAGGAAGGAAATCGCTGTCACCAGCGAGTCCTTGACGGAAAAGACGATTGTCCTAGGACAGTTGTCAGAAACTTCCGCAAGATCATTTGGGAACAATAGCCTCAGGCCTATCCCCGCCGCCTTCGCCGCCGCCATGTCCGTCCGCCGGTCCCCCACCATCACCGAGGCCGCCACGTCGAGGCCCAGCGCCGCCGCGGCATCCAGGATCATCCCCGGGGCGGGCTTGCGCCGGCGGCTCGGGGCCACGTCCGGGCAATGCTCCACGCGGTCGAGCGGCGCGCCCTCCGCCCTGAAACGCGCGCACATCCATTCCGTCAGCGCCGCGAAATCCTCTTCGGAATACATGCCGCGACCGATGCCGGACTGGTTCGTCACCACCACCAGCGCCATGCCGAGCCCACGCGCGGCCCGGCACAGCTCGAAGATGCCCGGCCGGAAATGGAAATCCTCGATGCGGTGGACATAGCCCAGATCCTCGTTCACCACCCCGTCGCGGTCGAGGAAGAGTGCGCGCCGTCCCGTCACGGCCCGGGCGGCGGGAAGATCGCGGCCTCGATGGCGCCGCACAGCGCATGGCCCAGCGCCTCATGCCCCTCCTGGATGCGCGCCGTCTCGGTGCTGGGCACGCGCAGCAGGTGGTCGCACAGCGCGTCCATGCGGCCCCCGCGCGCCCCCGTGAAGCCCACGCACACCATGCCCCGCGCCCGTGCCGCCTCCAGCGCGGCCAGAACATTCACGGAATTGCCGGAGGTGGAGAGCGCGAAGAGCACATCCCCCCCTGCCCCAGCGCCGCCACCTGGCGGGAGAACACCTGGTCGAAGCCGTAATCATTGCCGATGCAGGTCAGGGCCGAGCTGTCGGTCGTCAGCGCGATGGCGGGCAGTGGCGGGCGGTCGTGCAGGAAGCGGCCCACGAGTTCCGCGGCCCAATGCTGGGCGTCGGCGGCACTTCCGCCATTGCCGCAGAGCAGCAGCTTGCGCCCCGCCCGCAGCGCCGCGGTCGTGACCTCGGCCACGCGGGCCGCGGTGGCGCAGAGCGCCGCATCCGCCGCCATCGCCTCCAGCACCCGCGCCGATCGCGCGAGTTGGCCCGCCATGTGTTCCGCCAGCTCCATGCGCCCCTCCTCAAGGGAGGTTCACATACCCACACCGGGGCCGCGCGGCAAAACCGGCGGCTCATGCGCCGCGATGACGGCCCAGGCGGCCTTCGCATCGTCCACGAAATGCAGCAGGCCCATATCGGCCTCGCCGATCAGCCCGGCGTCCTGGAAGGCCTGCCAGTTGATCAGGCCGCGCCAATGAGCGCTGTCCACCAGCACGACCGGCACGGCGGGGGTGCGGCCGGTCTGGCGCAGGGTCAGGATCTCGAACAGCTCGTCCAGCGTGCCGAAGCCGCCGGGGAAGACCACCAGCGCCCGCGCCCGCATGGCCAGGTGCAGCTTGCGGATGGCGAAGTAGTGGAACTGGAAGGTCAGGTTGGGCGTGGAATAGCGGTTGGGGTGCTGCTCCTGCGGCAGCTGGATGTTGAAGCCGATGCTGGGGGCGCCCACGTCATGCGCGCCGCG from Roseococcus microcysteis includes these protein-coding regions:
- a CDS encoding D-glycero-alpha-D-manno-heptose-1,7-bisphosphate 7-phosphatase; translated protein: MTGRRALFLDRDGVVNEDLGYVHRIEDFHFRPGIFELCRAARGLGMALVVVTNQSGIGRGMYSEEDFAALTEWMCARFRAEGAPLDRVEHCPDVAPSRRRKPAPGMILDAAAALGLDVAASVMVGDRRTDMAAAKAAGIGLRLLFPNDLAEVSDNCPRTIVFSVKDSLVTAISFLSANYGKSS
- a CDS encoding accessory factor UbiK family protein produces the protein MRNEARQRLDDIAGVAGGAFSLLSGMRAEMEAMARAQAEGMVRRLELARAADLDAVMEVARRAREQAEALEARVAALEAEIAALRAADPDPEPVAGATG
- a CDS encoding NUDIX hydrolase: MDTPAPAKPRPAATILLLRDGAAGLEVLMVARAREVDFASGALVFPGGRVEAADSALAPEGDPLGHYRIAAIREAWEECGLLLARPPAPPPAEGAFAAHLAGLGLRPHHEVLTPFAHWVTPVHSPKRFDTHFFVAPAPEDQVAVHDGREMVEAVWMRPAQVLEEAEAGRRTLVFPTRLNLGRLARHRSMAEAIAAARATPIVTVMPEPVPDGEGNVMLRIPEAAGYGGSLFPAKDRPASGGRWPGQKG
- the rfaD gene encoding ADP-glyceromanno-heptose 6-epimerase; translated protein: MILVTGGAGFIGSNLVQALSTRGEEVVVLDRLGEGEKWRNLEGCVLAGLWPPEALDAALAMAPRAVVHLGAISATTATDGDAVAADNLMLSLRLWEWCAARQVPLIYASSAATYGDGAEGFDDVQDAAGLARFRPLNLYGWSKHAFDRRVAQILALGRPAPPQWVGLKFFNVYGPREAHKGRMASVVLHKWREVMAGQPARLFASDRPGIPDGGQMRDFVWVGDAVAAMLWLLDTPRVSGLFNLGSGRARSFADLAGALFAALGRAPDIQYVPMPADLAGKYQYFTEAPMARLRQAGFAAPATPLEQGVAEYVAWLGENPWNLGGS
- a CDS encoding DUF1028 domain-containing protein gives rise to the protein MTWSLLVHDPESQAFAVAITTCNLAVGASCPFVRSGVGAVSTQSLTNRYLGPAVLAGLARGLSPQAAIEGALVGDDGKHLRQVHALDRHGRAAAWTGRNCVAHAGSRSGQGWSVAGNMLSGEEVISDTAAAFLTREELPMPERMLAAMQAGEAAGGDRRGRQSAALILTTVEDFPDIDLRVDDHRAPLDELERLMKLWRTLREPGLRDSPSRQNPSGLTDLDEIDEGWRRRGLDLRLSR
- a CDS encoding enoyl-CoA hydratase/isomerase family protein, coding for MDTLPQLDTIAFETPAPHVLVARLNRPEVSNALNTQMGRDLLTLWTQLTAEPGDTRCVIFTGTGGRAFCGGGDLKERNGMTDAQWIAQHEIFERAYWAQMDCPIPIIAAVNGHAYAGGLEMVLASDFAYGQHGTRFALTEVTIGIMPGAGGTMTLPRTVGERRAKEIILTGRPFTAEQALEWGILNALHPAEALFDAALETARTIAGNAPLSVRQAKKSIHFGMQMDLRTGLRFEVEAYNRLVPTEDRREGIASFNEKRRPVFKGR
- a CDS encoding LOG family protein, coding for MTEHNDNPAYRLALLDEDFLRGPAMRGVRLQLEAVKADEALRAARVGSTIVVFGGARIREDGPGHHPRWYAEARRFGQIASMRGGALEPIDGWRENVIATGGGPGIMEAANRGAHDVGAPSIGFNIQLPQEQHPNRYSTPNLTFQFHYFAIRKLHLAMRARALVVFPGGFGTLDELFEILTLRQTGRTPAVPVVLVDSAHWRGLINWQAFQDAGLIGEADMGLLHFVDDAKAAWAVIAAHEPPVLPRGPGVGM
- a CDS encoding SIS domain-containing protein, with amino-acid sequence MELAEHMAGQLARSARVLEAMAADAALCATAARVAEVTTAALRAGRKLLLCGNGGSAADAQHWAAELVGRFLHDRPPLPAIALTTDSSALTCIGNDYGFDQVFSRQVAALGQGGMCSSRSPPPAIP
- a CDS encoding Bug family tripartite tricarboxylate transporter substrate binding protein translates to MIKITRRAAGAALLPLLAAPSLQAQPAWPDRNIRLIVPFGAGGAVDTLSRIVAARFPEVANGHTLVVENRPGAGGTIAGAFTAQQRPDGQTLMMADIGANAIGKELNPSLSYDPMTAFSPIIHLVNLPSVLLAHPTIEARTTQEVIDLARARPDGYTYSSAGNGNGSHLFMELFLRRAGIRMVHVPYRSGAELVTALVRGDVQFAFPSVSSALSMIREGRVRAIGVGSPAGTPLLPETRPVADVLPGFNTAIWHGILGPAGMDRDLVLRINAVFARIAAMPEVVEQVARQQAGQMVPGTPEAFATHIRTEFDTWAPIIREGNIRAS